From Corvus moneduloides isolate bCorMon1 chromosome 4, bCorMon1.pri, whole genome shotgun sequence, one genomic window encodes:
- the IL22 gene encoding interleukin-22 has protein sequence MASLQTLSKSFPGWVFFCCCCCLPLLLTSSLPLKGASTAHHACKLRKINFQQPYIRNRTYTLAKTASASDKDTDNRLIGQQLFINIKENNRCYLMKRVVEFVVKDVLLTEVKYQYPYVEEVAQFLASLTSELSSCRFSGQKEHIEKNLEQMKKKMEQLGENGKTKAIGELDLLFDYMENACTDVPKKGGNKKKN, from the exons ATGGCCTCCCTGCAGACCTTGTCCAAGAGCTTCCCAGGAtgggttttcttctgctgctgttgctgtctcCCTCTTCTTCTCACCAGCTCTCTGCCTCTGAAAGGGGCTTCCACTGCCCATCATGCCTGCAAGCTAAGGAAGATCAACTTCCAGCAGCCCTACATCAGGAACCGCACCTACACATTGGCTAAAACG gCCAGTGCCTCAGACAAGGACACAGACAACAGATTGATTGGGCAGCAGCTCTTTATTAACATCAAG GAAAACAACCGCTGCTACCTGATGAAGAGGGTTGTGGAGTTTGTAGTAAAGGATGTTCTCCTCACTGAAGTCAAGTACCAGTACCCTTATGTCGAGGAGGTGGCACAATTCTTGGCATCCCTGACCTCGGAGCTGAGCAGTTGT agATTTTCAGGACAGAAAGAGCACATTGAAAAGAACCTggaacaaatgaagaaaaaaatggaacag TtgggagaaaatggaaagactAAAGCCATTGGAGAGCTGGATTTGCTGTTTGACTACATGGAAAATGCCTGTACTGACGTCCCAAAAAAGGGAgggaacaagaagaaaaactga
- the IL26 gene encoding interleukin-26: MKVCSIFRSGHFLFLLCLFAVEGKKSPTGKHTCRKGLLSQLTENLYIKATSLKSSVPKDLIKTTRLLKKTTKMMFMLPCAPSTRLTSAVKKLKRMFLKLGDKGIYKAIHELDILLPWIQAYIQTII, translated from the exons ATGAAAGTATGTTCTATTTTCAGATCTgggcattttttatttctgctttgtctttttgCCGTGGAAGGCAAAAAGTCACCTACAGGAAAACATACCTGCCGAAAAGgactcctctcccagctgaCAGAGAACCTGTATATCAAGGCAACTAGTTTAAAATCATCTGTTCCT AAGGATCTCATCAAGACCACAAGACTGCTTAAAAAGACTACAAAAATGATGTTTATG cTTCCGTGTGCTCCATCCACAAGGTTAACTTCTGCAGTCAAGAAATTAAAGAGAATGTTTCTCAAG CTTGGAGATAAGGGAATCTACAAGGCCATCCATGAGCTGGACATTCTCCTTCCCTGGATTCAGGCCTACATACAAACCATCATATGA